A genomic region of Sulfuricurvum sp. IAE1 contains the following coding sequences:
- a CDS encoding NFACT family protein — MRYSYLKQIAAYLQRFKRIVAAYRYSDTGIRIVFDSDNSWNFDMARGNSAITIGEGANRIKMYQAPFDVLLAKRFNRASITAITLHNDDKIIRIAVSMSGAYKSETTILQLEFTGKHTNAIILSSDETVLEALRHIDANVSSRSVRVGQKLLNPPKLPFVPKEYPLSDVRAFLVEEFRRQGAEKLEKLKREKTSLLLKRLAQLEKHLAALEDESVLMQESLEAQHAGHLILANLDAVNPYAATAQVQDFDGTSKVLEIPAGCVSAAGCAEAFFRRSKKAKQKAVGLHREKHNLQEKIRHQRLFIQAVEDARTPEEIQLLFPAKTPLSKLRTSDSVAEFWIEGVKVSLGKSEKGNIELLRNAKARDIWMHLKDRPSAHVVITTDKQQLPERLLEAAARLCVDFSVFEKGRYLVDYTPRREVKIVEGANVLYTDYKTLSIEKG, encoded by the coding sequence ATGAGATATTCTTATTTAAAGCAGATTGCGGCCTACCTGCAACGTTTTAAGCGCATTGTTGCGGCGTACCGTTACAGTGACACGGGGATACGGATCGTTTTCGATTCGGACAACAGCTGGAATTTCGACATGGCGCGGGGCAATTCGGCGATCACGATCGGCGAGGGCGCCAATCGGATCAAAATGTACCAGGCCCCTTTCGACGTTTTGCTCGCCAAGCGGTTCAACCGCGCTTCGATTACCGCGATCACCCTTCACAATGACGACAAGATCATCCGTATCGCCGTGAGCATGAGCGGGGCCTACAAAAGCGAAACGACGATACTGCAGCTTGAATTTACCGGAAAACACACCAATGCGATTATCCTCTCATCCGACGAGACGGTGCTCGAAGCGCTGCGGCATATCGACGCGAACGTCTCGAGCCGAAGCGTGCGGGTGGGCCAGAAACTGCTCAATCCTCCGAAGCTCCCGTTTGTCCCCAAAGAGTATCCCCTCTCCGACGTTCGGGCATTTCTGGTCGAAGAGTTTCGGCGTCAGGGGGCCGAGAAACTCGAAAAGCTCAAACGTGAAAAAACGTCGCTGCTTCTTAAACGGCTTGCGCAGCTTGAAAAACATCTGGCCGCGCTCGAAGACGAATCGGTATTGATGCAAGAGTCGCTCGAAGCCCAGCATGCGGGGCATTTGATCCTTGCGAACCTGGATGCGGTGAACCCCTACGCCGCTACGGCCCAGGTGCAGGATTTCGACGGAACGTCCAAAGTCCTCGAGATCCCTGCGGGGTGCGTCAGTGCGGCCGGATGCGCCGAGGCGTTTTTCCGGCGTTCCAAGAAAGCGAAGCAAAAAGCGGTGGGACTCCACCGCGAAAAGCACAATCTCCAGGAAAAAATCCGTCATCAGCGGCTTTTCATCCAGGCCGTGGAGGATGCGAGAACACCCGAAGAGATTCAGCTTCTTTTCCCGGCCAAAACCCCCCTCTCGAAGCTTAGAACTTCCGATTCGGTCGCCGAATTCTGGATCGAAGGGGTCAAAGTGTCGTTGGGGAAAAGCGAAAAAGGGAACATCGAGCTTCTCCGAAACGCCAAAGCCCGCGACATCTGGATGCATCTAAAAGACCGCCCCTCCGCCCACGTCGTCATTACGACCGACAAGCAGCAGCTCCCCGAACGGCTTCTCGAAGCGGCGGCCAGATTGTGCGTCGATTTTTCGGTATTTGAAAAAGGGCGCTATCTGGTCGATTATACTCCACGCAGAGAAGTAAAAATCGTCGAAGGGGCAAACGTCTTGTACACCGATTACAAGACGCTGAGCATCGAGAAAGGATAG
- a CDS encoding phosphatidate cytidylyltransferase encodes MQTAKNSIKDRVGTAVVLVAVVLTVGLINNFWLIWMVMGIVYLLAFHEAMRLFGINNNSLYAYAAILWLAAALYPYGEDLFVIAGLIFAAAVAYTQNIPWKNFFPFVYPTAGMLFMLSMYQEYGVTALLWLLVVVASADVGAYFVGRSIGKTPFSISSPSKTREGVYGGIAVATAAGFFIGITIVDITQAVIISMMAAIGAVFGDLFESYLKRRAGVKDSGSILPGHGGVLDRIDGYLFASIIMLVLLRGLV; translated from the coding sequence ATGCAAACCGCAAAAAATTCTATCAAAGATCGCGTCGGAACGGCTGTCGTTCTCGTAGCCGTTGTCCTCACCGTAGGCCTCATCAACAATTTCTGGTTGATCTGGATGGTCATGGGGATCGTTTACCTGCTCGCATTTCACGAGGCGATGCGTCTTTTCGGGATCAACAACAACTCGTTGTACGCGTATGCGGCCATTTTGTGGCTGGCCGCCGCACTCTACCCCTACGGAGAGGATCTGTTCGTGATCGCGGGGCTCATTTTTGCCGCCGCGGTAGCCTATACCCAGAATATTCCGTGGAAAAATTTCTTTCCGTTCGTTTATCCGACCGCGGGGATGCTGTTTATGCTCAGCATGTACCAAGAATACGGGGTAACGGCGCTGCTATGGCTCCTCGTGGTCGTTGCTTCGGCCGATGTAGGGGCCTATTTCGTAGGGCGCAGTATCGGCAAAACCCCTTTTAGCATCTCCAGCCCCAGCAAAACGCGCGAAGGGGTATACGGCGGGATCGCCGTCGCGACGGCGGCCGGCTTTTTCATCGGCATTACGATCGTCGACATCACCCAGGCGGTCATCATTTCGATGATGGCGGCGATCGGTGCGGTTTTCGGGGACCTCTTTGAAAGCTACCTCAAGCGCCGTGCTGGGGTTAAAGACAGCGGTTCCATCCTTCCGGGACACGGAGGGGTGCTTGACCGGATTGACGGTTACCTGTTTGCTTCGATCATCATGCTCGTCCTCTTGCGGGGGCTTGTTTGA